A genomic region of Bacteroidales bacterium contains the following coding sequences:
- a CDS encoding SpoIIE family protein phosphatase yields MKYSILKRVFLILSFSIVAAIGTFAQKGVPYISNYELLSTMSNQNWSILQSDEDHLMYVLNRKGVYVFDGFEWSKLNINGKPIAIFSLNNLFVSTDMEIGYFKKDQKGEFNYNSIQDSTLDIYYKFLKIENDLYTCGTQHISKISMSGTPKTEPVYVEGDSTQMITDFFELNGIIYIIKDKNSVYRLEEKNATLLRLNLNKDENISFTFNHNNFSYIGTSGNRLFIFNGWEFKPITLKDQRYLNASYINGGLSLDSSRFAISTLIGGCSIINSKTLESESIINYSNGLPDDEVYSLGKDYSGGLWIAHGMGISRVDLNIPVKSFEHYSGITGNILSIAEFNRTIYVGGSEGLYYLSEVKNFSEIETPVIQRNQAKAKEEVQTKNEKQVTDTKSQPDEKDSKKKKKGFFARLFSKTDKAETQTVESPTGEGNVSKKEKEEISAAKKKMYSLQSVSNIYQRVTGVEGKCKQLLVYNSKLLAATSTGLYEIGYNKGNSILAGTYILFAKPSEFNSKNLLICSTEGVSILSNTGSNWNAKKVFSFDSEYPLSIVELSDNKLIVTTEFNIYELTVVPNGETVSKRITPSNIIVESPIVRKVLGNIKVFTSNHIYLYNQSQDALVDEGAPASNYVINAIYSQYGYSWVNVDRKWNLYSPEKEVNLDVSNYLGLFDRINDIFINSSNELLVVNGFNQIIKISATKGESNVQTFPLFLKHVTDNNGVKLDLKDIKLSYSNNSLSISLGAPSFIKEKSVQFQYIIDGKTSKWTDWSSDPVLNFPFFPSGKYKIMIKARDVLGHESSIYTLPFTIKPPLWQTPWFIGLCIIIVFSLFVFIVRYRERQLQKDKQILEEKVRERTKTIEEQKNVLEVQRDELARTNEEILQQKEEIEAQRDEIEAQNDHISKQNLEMTQSIEYAKRIQTAVMPTPDLVQSILPEHFILFKPRDIVSGDFYWMTKTDGKIIIAAADCTGHGVPGAIMSMLGISFLNEIVKVRNETKPNLILNNLRDSIKSTLSQTGKEGESKDGMDIALCTIDLDAKKIEFAGAYNPMYLIRNGELVEIKADKMPVGIHMVEKESFTHNEIEFKKDDCIYIFSDGYVSQFGGDSGRTYKSVPFKKLLAIISEKPMAKQGEMLEQEFEEWRGYNPQVDDILVIGVKFT; encoded by the coding sequence ATGAAATATAGTATATTAAAAAGGGTGTTTTTAATACTCTCATTTAGCATTGTTGCTGCAATTGGAACTTTTGCACAAAAGGGCGTCCCATATATTTCTAACTACGAGTTGCTTTCAACAATGAGCAACCAGAACTGGTCTATCCTCCAGAGCGATGAGGATCACCTAATGTATGTTCTTAACAGAAAAGGGGTTTACGTATTTGATGGTTTTGAATGGTCAAAATTGAATATTAATGGAAAACCAATCGCTATCTTTTCGCTTAACAACCTTTTTGTAAGCACCGATATGGAGATTGGTTACTTCAAAAAAGATCAAAAAGGCGAATTCAATTATAATAGCATACAGGATTCAACGCTTGATATTTACTATAAGTTTTTGAAAATCGAAAATGACTTGTATACATGTGGAACTCAGCATATAAGCAAAATTAGTATGAGTGGTACACCAAAAACTGAGCCTGTATATGTTGAGGGAGATTCAACCCAGATGATCACGGATTTCTTTGAACTCAATGGGATTATTTACATCATTAAAGATAAAAACTCGGTTTATCGACTTGAAGAGAAGAATGCTACTTTGCTCAGATTAAACCTAAATAAGGATGAAAATATTAGCTTCACTTTTAATCATAATAACTTCTCATACATTGGAACATCTGGGAATCGACTTTTTATTTTCAATGGGTGGGAATTTAAACCTATAACCCTTAAAGATCAACGATACCTGAATGCTAGCTATATAAATGGAGGATTATCTCTCGATAGTAGTCGATTTGCAATATCAACTCTTATAGGAGGTTGTTCAATTATCAACTCAAAAACATTAGAATCAGAGAGTATAATTAACTATTCAAACGGTCTTCCAGATGATGAAGTATACTCTTTGGGTAAGGACTACTCTGGAGGACTTTGGATTGCTCATGGTATGGGAATTTCTCGGGTTGATTTGAATATTCCCGTAAAATCCTTCGAGCACTACTCTGGAATTACAGGGAATATCCTATCAATTGCAGAGTTTAATAGGACTATCTACGTTGGGGGTAGCGAGGGTTTATACTATTTATCAGAGGTTAAGAATTTTTCGGAGATTGAGACTCCCGTAATACAACGGAATCAAGCCAAAGCCAAAGAAGAGGTACAAACCAAAAACGAAAAACAGGTTACTGATACCAAATCTCAACCTGATGAAAAGGATTCAAAGAAGAAGAAAAAAGGCTTTTTTGCACGTCTTTTTAGTAAAACAGATAAGGCTGAAACACAAACTGTTGAATCTCCTACAGGTGAAGGAAATGTAAGCAAAAAGGAGAAAGAAGAGATAAGCGCTGCAAAGAAAAAAATGTATTCCCTGCAATCGGTTAGTAATATTTATCAAAGAGTTACAGGGGTTGAGGGTAAGTGTAAACAGCTACTAGTGTATAATAGTAAGCTCTTAGCCGCTACCAGTACTGGATTATATGAAATTGGCTACAACAAAGGAAACTCAATTTTAGCTGGCACCTACATCCTTTTTGCAAAACCATCGGAATTTAATTCTAAAAACTTACTAATATGTTCAACTGAAGGAGTATCAATTCTGTCGAATACAGGGAGTAATTGGAATGCAAAAAAGGTTTTTTCATTTGATAGTGAATACCCTTTGTCAATTGTTGAACTATCGGACAACAAACTAATAGTAACCACCGAATTCAATATTTATGAGTTAACGGTGGTGCCAAATGGCGAAACGGTTTCTAAACGAATTACACCTTCAAATATAATTGTTGAATCACCAATTGTACGGAAGGTACTTGGAAACATTAAGGTTTTTACAAGTAATCATATTTATTTGTATAATCAGTCGCAGGATGCGCTTGTTGATGAGGGAGCTCCAGCTTCAAATTATGTAATTAATGCTATTTATTCGCAGTACGGTTACTCATGGGTAAATGTAGATCGTAAATGGAATCTTTATTCACCTGAAAAGGAGGTTAATCTTGATGTTTCAAACTATTTAGGGCTATTCGATAGGATTAATGATATATTTATTAATAGCAGCAATGAGCTTTTGGTTGTAAATGGATTTAATCAAATAATAAAAATATCTGCCACAAAAGGTGAATCAAATGTTCAAACATTCCCTCTTTTCTTAAAACATGTAACTGATAATAATGGAGTCAAACTAGATCTTAAAGATATCAAGCTTAGCTATTCTAATAACTCGCTATCTATTAGTTTAGGTGCTCCATCTTTTATCAAGGAAAAATCGGTTCAATTCCAGTATATAATTGATGGAAAAACAAGTAAATGGACCGATTGGAGTAGTGATCCCGTTCTTAACTTCCCATTTTTCCCAAGCGGGAAATATAAAATTATGATAAAAGCAAGGGATGTATTGGGTCATGAAAGTTCAATTTACACGTTACCCTTTACCATTAAACCTCCCCTTTGGCAAACCCCTTGGTTTATTGGTCTTTGTATTATAATTGTTTTTTCTCTTTTTGTTTTTATTGTTCGATACCGGGAGCGTCAGCTGCAGAAGGATAAGCAAATCCTTGAAGAGAAGGTGAGAGAAAGAACAAAAACTATTGAGGAGCAGAAAAATGTACTAGAAGTTCAGCGCGATGAACTTGCTCGCACTAACGAGGAAATATTGCAACAAAAAGAAGAGATAGAGGCACAAAGAGATGAAATTGAGGCGCAGAATGATCACATTTCAAAGCAAAATTTAGAGATGACCCAGAGCATAGAATATGCCAAGAGGATCCAAACTGCCGTAATGCCAACCCCCGATCTTGTTCAATCAATATTACCTGAGCACTTTATTCTTTTCAAACCTCGCGATATTGTTAGTGGAGATTTTTACTGGATGACAAAGACTGATGGTAAGATAATTATTGCTGCCGCTGATTGTACTGGACATGGGGTTCCGGGAGCAATTATGAGTATGCTTGGTATTTCATTTCTGAATGAAATTGTGAAGGTAAGAAATGAGACAAAACCAAATTTGATTCTTAATAATTTGAGGGATTCAATAAAGTCTACACTATCACAAACAGGTAAGGAGGGGGAATCGAAAGACGGAATGGATATTGCACTTTGTACAATTGATCTTGATGCTAAGAAGATAGAGTTTGCAGGGGCCTACAACCCAATGTACCTGATTAGGAATGGCGAATTAGTGGAAATTAAGGCCGATAAGATGCCCGTTGGTATTCACATGGTTGAAAAGGAATCGTTCACTCATAATGAGATTGAGTTCAAAAAGGACGATTGCATCTATATTTTCTCCGATGGCTATGTTAGCCAGTTTGGAGGCGATAGTGGTCGTACATACAAGTCAGTACCATTTAAAAAGTTATTAGCTATTATTTCCGAAAAACCAATGGCAAAGCAAGGTGAAATGCTTGAGCAGGAATTTGAGGAATGGCGAGGATATAACCCTCAGGTTGATGATATACTTGTGATAGGTGTTAAATTTACGTAG
- a CDS encoding S46 family peptidase, which yields MKKITIMLSFLLAWQFSMADEGMWLINLITKNIAQMEAQGIKLSAEDIYSINHSSLKDAIVQLDDGSCTSELISAKGLLLTNHHCGIDAIQLHSTPEHNLLKDGFFARNLSEELSIPGKTAMILFSVEDVTSKMVKYQNEKLSSSDYYNGIYAGMDSIARASTQNGKFYAIVKPMFHFNTFYLFLYERFLDVRLVAAPPTSIGNFGGDVDNWHWPRHTGDFSMFRIYTAPDGKPAEYSTKNVPYIPKRFLNISLNGVKEGDFTMIIGYPGTTYRYSSPSEAMQARDVLAPWKDKVWGELIRIIKDAQAKDPKVKVNYTDKHDMLVNFWQKDTWQAESMFRFNVVERLKAREDSLRLWVSQKPSTRAKYLSAMPVLEDYFKTYRENKWVELSGSLDAILGFPVDVNKNINACDELFGAMLSKKNVKKVAKSIKKRIPKIFEKYYINPDVWLYSTSLKSLIDNTSDCPNIPMIQAIKQQPQISQMMPLYAQSFYQRSYFTSPENLKRFLKKPAIDSIVKDPIFMLYQSYHMLYDSISKIIRPRQSDYEKAMQLYTNGLLEMEDNKLHYPDANSTMRLTYGKVIGYKPNDGVICKPFTTLDGLMAKENPKIDVFNVSPRLKQLWQAKDYGRYGVDGILPVCFLTDNDITGGNSGSPTLDANGNLIGIAFDGNNDAMACDYAFEPDIQRTIIVDIRYVLFVIDKYAGAKNLIDEMKVL from the coding sequence ATGAAAAAAATTACTATTATGCTCTCATTCCTTCTTGCATGGCAATTTAGTATGGCCGATGAGGGGATGTGGTTAATAAATCTTATTACTAAGAATATAGCTCAGATGGAGGCTCAGGGTATAAAACTTAGCGCTGAGGATATTTATAGTATTAATCATTCAAGTTTAAAGGATGCCATTGTTCAACTCGACGATGGAAGTTGTACCTCAGAGCTGATTTCTGCAAAAGGATTACTACTTACAAATCATCATTGCGGTATTGATGCCATTCAACTTCATAGCACACCTGAGCATAATTTACTTAAGGATGGCTTTTTTGCCCGAAATCTTAGTGAAGAGTTAAGTATTCCAGGTAAAACTGCAATGATTCTTTTTAGCGTAGAGGATGTAACCTCGAAAATGGTTAAATATCAAAACGAAAAACTTTCAAGTTCCGACTACTATAATGGAATTTATGCTGGAATGGATTCTATAGCAAGAGCATCCACTCAAAACGGTAAGTTTTATGCCATTGTTAAGCCGATGTTTCATTTTAATACTTTTTACCTCTTTTTATACGAACGTTTCCTAGATGTACGTTTGGTGGCGGCTCCTCCAACTTCTATTGGAAATTTTGGGGGTGATGTCGATAACTGGCATTGGCCAAGGCATACTGGCGATTTTAGCATGTTTAGAATATATACTGCTCCCGATGGCAAACCTGCCGAGTACAGTACCAAAAATGTTCCTTACATTCCTAAGAGATTCCTTAATATCTCGTTAAATGGTGTAAAGGAGGGCGATTTTACCATGATCATTGGTTACCCTGGAACAACCTATCGATATTCAAGTCCATCCGAAGCAATGCAAGCTCGTGATGTTCTTGCTCCATGGAAGGATAAAGTTTGGGGAGAACTTATTCGAATTATTAAAGATGCACAGGCAAAGGATCCAAAAGTGAAGGTTAACTATACCGATAAGCACGATATGCTTGTTAATTTTTGGCAAAAAGATACTTGGCAAGCCGAATCGATGTTTAGATTTAATGTTGTTGAAAGGTTAAAAGCACGCGAAGATAGCTTAAGATTATGGGTGTCGCAGAAGCCATCAACAAGAGCTAAATATCTCTCAGCAATGCCTGTACTAGAGGATTATTTTAAAACATATAGAGAGAATAAATGGGTAGAACTTTCAGGCTCTCTTGATGCAATTTTGGGTTTCCCTGTTGATGTAAATAAGAATATTAATGCATGTGATGAGCTATTTGGGGCAATGCTTAGCAAGAAAAATGTTAAAAAAGTAGCAAAATCTATTAAAAAGAGAATCCCTAAGATTTTCGAGAAATATTATATAAATCCTGATGTTTGGCTGTATTCAACCTCCCTAAAAAGTTTAATCGATAATACTTCCGATTGTCCCAATATACCGATGATTCAGGCAATCAAACAGCAACCCCAAATTAGCCAGATGATGCCTTTGTATGCACAAAGCTTCTATCAAAGGTCGTATTTTACATCACCTGAAAATTTGAAGCGGTTTCTAAAAAAACCAGCTATTGATAGTATTGTAAAAGATCCCATTTTTATGCTTTATCAAAGTTACCACATGCTTTACGATTCTATTTCAAAGATAATTAGACCACGGCAATCCGACTATGAAAAGGCTATGCAGCTGTATACAAATGGATTACTTGAAATGGAGGATAATAAGTTACATTACCCAGATGCTAATTCAACCATGCGATTAACCTACGGCAAGGTGATTGGTTATAAACCCAATGATGGGGTCATTTGTAAGCCATTTACTACCCTTGATGGGTTGATGGCCAAAGAAAACCCTAAAATAGATGTTTTTAATGTTTCACCAAGATTAAAGCAGCTATGGCAAGCTAAAGACTATGGGCGGTATGGAGTCGATGGTATTTTGCCAGTATGTTTCCTCACCGATAACGACATTACAGGTGGTAATTCTGGTAGTCCAACATTAGATGCCAACGGAAATCTAATTGGAATTGCATTTGATGGTAATAATGATGCAATGGCATGTGATTATGCTTTTGAACCTGATATTCAGCGAACCATTATAGTAGATATCAGATATGTGCTCTTTGTTATCGATAAATATGCAGGAGCAAAGAATCTGATTGATGAGATGAAAGTCTTGTAA
- a CDS encoding DoxX family protein — protein sequence MKTILNVCRYLLAFLFIFSGFVKGVDPLGFAYKLTDYFKAFNADFFEPIALLLSFVLCAGELLIGLLLLFGVRLKLAVWGAFLFMVFFTPLTFILAIFNPVHDCGCFGDAIKLTNWQTFYKNIIFFAAALLLFIKRSSLPSNTTILKDLILFVILAIIAFIPPFIGYTRLPMFDYRPFSIGVNIPNAMVVPEGAPSDVYKTTLYYKKNGIVKEFSENNIPWQDSTWKFVDSKSVLIKKGFTPSIESFGLMTISGREITDSILSYPSYYFLAVAYRLDKTNLEATSKLNELYSKAAASGYGFACVTASTQGEIDNFVAKTGALYPFLNADEVLLKTVIRANPGLILLNKGTIIGQWHKNHLPDASYIAGDLNAKQISLMMESSNKRLTLMLLSLLGLSLALIYIIKQKN from the coding sequence ATGAAAACCATATTAAATGTTTGCCGCTATTTACTTGCTTTCCTTTTTATCTTCTCAGGATTTGTTAAAGGAGTAGATCCTCTCGGATTTGCTTATAAGCTAACCGATTACTTTAAGGCTTTTAATGCAGATTTTTTTGAACCAATAGCCTTATTACTATCGTTCGTGCTATGTGCTGGAGAACTTCTTATTGGTCTACTTTTACTATTTGGGGTAAGACTAAAATTAGCCGTTTGGGGCGCATTTCTATTTATGGTTTTTTTCACCCCATTAACTTTTATACTTGCAATATTCAATCCTGTGCACGATTGTGGATGTTTTGGAGATGCTATTAAATTAACAAACTGGCAGACTTTCTATAAAAACATAATATTCTTTGCTGCGGCACTTTTACTTTTTATAAAAAGATCGAGTTTGCCTTCTAATACAACTATTTTAAAAGATTTAATACTTTTTGTAATACTTGCAATTATCGCATTTATACCTCCTTTTATTGGGTATACGCGATTGCCTATGTTTGATTATAGGCCTTTTAGCATTGGCGTGAATATACCGAATGCAATGGTTGTACCTGAAGGTGCTCCAAGCGATGTTTATAAAACTACTCTCTACTACAAGAAAAATGGCATTGTTAAGGAATTTAGCGAGAATAATATACCATGGCAAGATTCTACCTGGAAATTTGTTGATAGCAAATCGGTACTGATTAAAAAGGGATTCACACCCTCAATCGAGAGTTTTGGGTTGATGACTATTTCTGGGAGGGAAATAACCGATAGCATTCTATCATACCCCAGTTATTATTTCTTGGCAGTAGCCTATCGGCTTGATAAAACAAACTTAGAAGCAACCAGTAAGCTCAATGAGCTATACTCTAAAGCTGCTGCGAGCGGGTATGGTTTTGCTTGCGTTACAGCATCAACACAGGGTGAGATTGATAATTTTGTTGCTAAAACAGGTGCACTTTACCCGTTTCTGAATGCCGATGAGGTTTTGTTAAAAACGGTGATTAGAGCAAATCCTGGATTAATCCTGCTAAATAAAGGAACAATAATTGGACAGTGGCACAAAAACCATCTGCCCGATGCGTCATATATTGCAGGAGATCTTAACGCTAAACAGATTTCATTGATGATGGAATCATCGAATAAGCGTTTAACTTTAATGCTTTTATCCTTATTAGGGTTATCATTGGCATTGATTTATATAATCAAACAAAAGAATTAG
- the tmk gene encoding dTMP kinase, whose protein sequence is MAFIDIEGLDGAGKSTQIRLLTEYFKKRGVKSKYLHFPRMDSPFFGEMIARFLRGEFGDVSQVDPYIVAMLYACDQMDASKMIKDWLENGETVILDRYVYSNVAFQCAKINDEAGQDRLRKWIIDLEFEYYKIPQPDLNLFLDVPFQFTKERLTEIREGDDRDYLKGKEDIHEKDLSFQEKVRQIYLKQAKIDSSFKVVECYNKDLSIKKPDEIFNLIIKRVEELLK, encoded by the coding sequence ATGGCTTTTATCGATATTGAAGGATTGGATGGTGCTGGAAAATCTACTCAGATTCGGCTACTAACAGAGTATTTCAAAAAAAGAGGTGTAAAGAGTAAATATTTACATTTTCCACGAATGGATTCTCCCTTTTTTGGTGAGATGATTGCCCGTTTTTTACGAGGTGAATTTGGGGATGTCAGTCAGGTTGATCCTTACATTGTGGCTATGCTTTATGCTTGCGATCAGATGGATGCTTCAAAAATGATTAAGGATTGGCTCGAAAATGGTGAAACGGTGATTCTCGATAGGTATGTGTATTCAAATGTTGCCTTTCAGTGCGCCAAGATTAATGATGAAGCCGGGCAGGATCGTCTTCGGAAATGGATTATCGATTTAGAGTTTGAGTACTATAAAATTCCTCAACCCGATTTAAACCTTTTCCTTGATGTACCATTCCAATTCACAAAGGAACGATTAACGGAGATACGAGAAGGGGATGATCGTGATTATTTAAAAGGTAAAGAGGATATTCATGAAAAGGATTTATCTTTTCAAGAAAAGGTTCGCCAAATCTACCTAAAGCAGGCAAAAATTGATTCTAGTTTTAAGGTTGTTGAATGTTATAACAAAGATTTGAGTATCAAAAAGCCTGATGAAATTTTTAATCTTATAATTAAGAGGGTGGAAGAGCTATTAAAATAA
- the folP gene encoding dihydropteroate synthase, whose product MEKIGSLFQGRGTLLSNGKLIDISKPLIMGIINVTNDSFFGGSQFRIKSRIARRAEQILLEGGIIIDIGACSTRPGSMPVDEATEIKRLTRALSVIRKKFPDATISIDTFRANVAKAMHTNFGIDIVNDISAGEMDSNMFRTVADLKLVYVLMHMKGSPRDMQEDPRYDNEITKELFGFFTKKIEMLKLLGVKDIIIDPGFGFGKNLDHNYTLLKNLDSFKVFELPILAGISRKSMIYKQLNTCPNKALNGTSILNTIAILNGASILRVHDVKEAAEVIKLTEFYIGQPKV is encoded by the coding sequence ATGGAAAAAATTGGGTCATTATTTCAGGGAAGAGGAACATTATTAAGTAATGGAAAGCTAATTGACATTTCCAAGCCGCTGATAATGGGTATAATAAACGTTACAAACGATTCATTCTTTGGTGGCAGTCAATTCCGAATAAAGTCAAGAATAGCAAGAAGAGCAGAACAGATACTCCTCGAAGGGGGAATCATTATTGATATTGGTGCATGTTCAACACGCCCTGGCTCAATGCCAGTTGACGAAGCCACTGAAATTAAACGCCTTACTAGGGCATTATCGGTAATCCGAAAAAAATTCCCTGATGCCACGATTTCCATTGATACCTTTAGAGCAAACGTTGCTAAAGCAATGCATACCAATTTTGGCATTGATATAGTAAATGATATTTCGGCTGGGGAAATGGATTCAAATATGTTTCGAACGGTTGCCGATTTAAAACTCGTTTACGTTTTAATGCACATGAAAGGATCTCCTAGGGATATGCAAGAAGATCCCCGTTACGATAATGAAATTACCAAAGAGCTTTTTGGCTTTTTTACCAAAAAGATTGAAATGCTTAAATTGCTTGGCGTAAAAGATATAATTATAGATCCTGGTTTCGGTTTTGGTAAAAACTTAGACCATAACTATACACTTCTTAAAAACCTTGACTCATTTAAGGTTTTTGAACTTCCAATTCTTGCAGGTATTTCAAGAAAATCGATGATTTATAAGCAACTTAATACTTGTCCAAATAAAGCGCTAAATGGAACCTCCATTCTTAATACAATAGCCATATTGAATGGCGCATCAATTCTTAGGGTTCACGATGTTAAGGAGGCTGCAGAAGTAATAAAACTTACTGAATTTTATATTGGTCAACCTAAAGTATAA
- a CDS encoding TIGR00159 family protein: MLHFVAVFITFRVLDVIDIFLVAFLLYQIYMLIRGTVAINIFVGIFALYMIWLVVKVLNMELLTSILGQIIGVGVIALIIVFQQEIRRFLLFIGTRYFSKNRFSIENWLFPKQKNLVAPVNIEAIVRACRNMSETKTGALIVIARKSELQYYAETGDIINAETSSRLIENVFFKNSPLHDGAMIIVNDKIRAVRCILPVTENLNIPAHYGMRHRAALGMSEHTDALIATVSEETGKISFGVEGEIKYDISSMKLRQLLEDFLTIED, translated from the coding sequence ATGCTTCATTTCGTAGCTGTATTTATTACATTTAGGGTTCTTGATGTGATAGATATATTTCTGGTTGCATTCCTTCTTTACCAGATATATATGTTGATTCGAGGTACTGTGGCAATCAACATCTTCGTTGGGATTTTTGCGCTATACATGATATGGCTAGTTGTCAAGGTGCTGAATATGGAATTATTAACCAGTATCCTTGGACAAATTATTGGAGTTGGAGTAATTGCATTAATAATTGTATTTCAACAGGAGATTCGTCGATTTCTACTCTTTATAGGAACCCGATACTTTTCAAAAAATCGATTCTCGATTGAGAATTGGCTTTTCCCAAAACAAAAAAACTTAGTTGCTCCTGTAAACATCGAGGCAATTGTTCGGGCATGCCGCAACATGTCCGAAACAAAAACTGGCGCACTCATCGTTATTGCCCGAAAATCTGAACTACAGTATTATGCTGAAACAGGGGATATTATTAATGCTGAAACATCAAGCCGATTGATTGAAAATGTATTCTTTAAGAATAGCCCTCTTCATGATGGGGCAATGATTATTGTAAATGATAAAATCAGAGCTGTTAGGTGTATTCTTCCTGTTACTGAAAATCTAAATATTCCAGCACACTATGGTATGCGTCATCGTGCTGCACTAGGCATGAGTGAACATACAGATGCCCTAATCGCAACTGTTTCTGAAGAAACGGGAAAGATTAGTTTTGGGGTTGAAGGCGAAATTAAGTATGATATTTCAAGTATGAAACTACGCCAACTTTTAGAGGATTTTCTAACAATTGAAGATTAG